Proteins from a genomic interval of Pseudomonas versuta:
- a CDS encoding DUF3309 family protein: protein MIMTTILLIILILLLVGGLPVFPHSKSWGYGPSGIIGVILVVLLVLLLLGKI, encoded by the coding sequence ATGATCATGACCACGATTCTACTCATCATCCTGATTCTGCTGTTAGTCGGCGGATTGCCTGTGTTCCCCCACTCAAAAAGCTGGGGCTACGGGCCGTCAGGCATCATCGGCGTCATCCTTGTGGTGCTGCTGGTTTTGCTGTTACTCGGCAAGATATAG
- a CDS encoding YnfA family protein, producing MLNYVWFFLAALFEIAGCYGFWMWLRQGKSVWWVVPAVLSLAVFALLLTKVEATYAGRAYAAYGGIYIVTSIAWLAVVERIRPLGSDWLGLGLCVIGATIILLGPRFSSP from the coding sequence ATGCTTAATTACGTTTGGTTTTTTTTGGCCGCCCTGTTTGAGATAGCGGGCTGCTATGGGTTCTGGATGTGGCTGCGCCAGGGCAAGAGTGTCTGGTGGGTGGTGCCTGCAGTCTTGAGTCTGGCGGTGTTTGCCCTGCTGTTGACCAAAGTCGAGGCAACCTATGCCGGGCGAGCCTACGCGGCTTATGGCGGGATCTACATTGTGACGTCGATTGCCTGGTTGGCAGTGGTGGAGCGTATTCGGCCGTTGGGATCCGACTGGCTGGGACTTGGATTGTGCGTGATTGGCGCGACAATTATTTTGCTGGGCCCGCGCTTCTCGAGTCCATGA